From the genome of Nicotiana sylvestris chromosome 1, ASM39365v2, whole genome shotgun sequence:
TCAAGAGAATTGACTAACCTCAAACTCATGCAGTCAAGAGAGGTTCCAGTGCAGCTTTCATGCAGAAAACAGTTTTCCTGCATGTTGCATGTCTTCAGCCGGAGAATTCACTGGCTTTGCTCGAGGATACGGTGGCTGATGTGGCGACGTCCGAGGTCTAAGGTGGTGATCAAGAGGTTTGGTAAGTTGAATTCAAGAGGACATCATGGCCCGCTCAAAGAAAAACCAAGCATCAAATCATTAACAACTCATCCAAATGCCCAAACTAGGCCTATTCGACTAGCCACTTTCAATGCTGCATTATTTTCCCTTGCACCAGCTGTGCCTAAGGCTGAAAAATCAGTCATATTTTCtcatgatgatgatgatgacggTTTCAAATTTCAAAACCAGGTAAAGTCTGAGATTAATAGTCGTCCTAAGAGCATATTGAAACATTCCCCTCTTCATCCCACATTAATAAATGGTGCAAAACCAAAGCCAAAAGTTTCAATAAACCTTCCTGAGAATGAGATTTCATTAGCTCAGAACAGGGTATTCGGTATGTTGGAAGATGACTCCACCAAGATTTTGAGTTTAAACAACAACAGTCTAGCTCCTGTTAGGTCTCCGATATGCTTCCCCGCGATGGCTAAATGGATGAATAATGATTATGGAGGCGACTACTTGAGTGGAACAAGGTCTATTCTTGATGTGTTGAAAGAAGTGGATGCTGATATATTGGCTTTACAAGATGTGAAGGCAGAGGAAGAGAAAGATATGAGCCCTTTATCTGATTTGGCTCATGCTCTTGGTATGCACTATGTGTTTGCTGAAAGCTGGGCTCCTGAATTTGGTAATGCTATTTTATCCAAATGGCCTATTAAGAGATGGAGAATACAGAAAATCTTTGATGATAAAGATTTCAGGTGCCACTCTTGGAACTTACACTACTGTTAAAACTTTCATTGACAATATCTATGTTTAAGGAATTGTATGTACTACTTTATCTAAAAGTTTAAACTATCATAAACTAGAAtacttttattttgttcttcaaaAGTTTAAACATGTATTGATTGGTGCAGGAATGTGCTTAAGGCTACGATTGATGTACCACGGATGGGAGAGTTGAACTTCTGTTGCACTCAACTTGATCATTTAGATGAGAATTGGAGAATGAAACAAGTTAATGCGATAATTCAATCAAATGACAATCCTCACATTTTAGCAGGAGGTTTGAATTCTCTTGATGCCTCAGATTACTCAATAGAGAGATGGACTGATATTGTGAAGGTAAAAAAGAGAATCCCAAATCTTATACCATTCTTTCTTGGATTACTAGTTGATCACACAAATTCTCTATAAACAGTATTATGAGGAGATAGGGAAGCCAACTCCAAGAGTTGAGGTCATGAAATTCTTGAAAGGGAAAGAGTACAGTGATGCTAAAGAATTTGCAGGGGAATGTGAGTCAGTTGTTATCATTGCTAAAGGCCAAAGTATGAATCTTTATCTTAAGGTTTCTATGAAATCTCTCTCCTCTTTGCTTGGAACCATTTTTCTCAATCA
Proteins encoded in this window:
- the LOC104222850 gene encoding uncharacterized protein, whose protein sequence is MQSREVPVQLSCRKQFSCMLHVFSRRIHWLCSRIRWLMWRRPRSKVVIKRFGKLNSRGHHGPLKEKPSIKSLTTHPNAQTRPIRLATFNAALFSLAPAVPKAEKSVIFSHDDDDDGFKFQNQVKSEINSRPKSILKHSPLHPTLINGAKPKPKVSINLPENEISLAQNRVFGMLEDDSTKILSLNNNSLAPVRSPICFPAMAKWMNNDYGGDYLSGTRSILDVLKEVDADILALQDVKAEEEKDMSPLSDLAHALGMHYVFAESWAPEFGNAILSKWPIKRWRIQKIFDDKDFRNVLKATIDVPRMGELNFCCTQLDHLDENWRMKQVNAIIQSNDNPHILAGGLNSLDASDYSIERWTDIVKYYEEIGKPTPRVEVMKFLKGKEYSDAKEFAGECESVVIIAKGQNVQGTCKYGTRVDYILGSQGLPYAFVPGSYSVVSSKGTSDHHIVKVEIMKVAGSGRKNSRKQKKVKQKIVRMTSSCSSRGIWQSNT